In Caldisphaera lagunensis DSM 15908, a single genomic region encodes these proteins:
- a CDS encoding DsrE/DsrF/DrsH-like family protein → MTEKVSIFMISPTLEKLLSLAVIVSGAVAENMEVYVFLSFAQVAFKKGMPEKYDKIGKDYEEYKQTAANYMMEKKVTWYGMLKDAKSSGKVRIDACSLVADMLKLKKEDFDPLVDNISGVSTFLNEAAKSNVVLYI, encoded by the coding sequence ATGACAGAGAAAGTATCTATATTTATGATATCCCCCACGTTGGAAAAACTTTTATCATTGGCAGTTATCGTTTCAGGAGCTGTTGCAGAAAATATGGAAGTCTATGTTTTCCTAAGCTTTGCTCAAGTAGCTTTTAAGAAAGGAATGCCTGAAAAATATGATAAAATCGGCAAAGACTATGAAGAATATAAACAAACTGCAGCAAATTATATGATGGAAAAGAAAGTAACTTGGTATGGAATGCTTAAAGATGCAAAGTCATCAGGTAAGGTTAGAATAGATGCCTGCTCATTAGTTGCTGACATGTTAAAACTGAAAAAAGAAGATTTTGACCCATTAGTTGATAATATCTCAGGTGTCTCAACATTTTTAAACGAAGCAGCTAAATCAAACGTAGTATTATACATATAA
- a CDS encoding thermopsin family protease, with protein MKKYLIIFIIIMFSFLTLNIAKSTSVGINDNGTIITNNGTFQYGYSTNGLLGIFNFYNGSFYSANPNFINGYSLQLNANVNISLNTTLWVQSISRVIKENNTYKINFLDNVWNVTTSNSSISLINGKGSIYNNYYAYEFPITFTSITPFSIKIYDYIIGNSTYPRFLVYFIFENSTYKTNKILLDNITVNIKSRNPRFLIGNMGGFAPETVNSLYYPFVLQFVICGFSRGSQLFVYKWNSTMQLFYLYNNSWYFIPSAFQDSPNYYAGSVTLESVNQLDGINEHYNNDVIYQTQGMLNQTSLWIPGIKIINNSNNYILIFIPQTLWNVTIKNNHIENFRGNESNITLSHGYYLIKAILVVDNKPILTYMFNLTQINKSSSSYSFPSEIQSLLYLAIFVVILMIFASIIKRIKKYL; from the coding sequence ATGAAAAAATATTTAATAATATTCATAATAATTATGTTTTCATTTTTAACTTTAAATATAGCAAAATCTACGAGTGTTGGAATTAACGATAATGGGACTATTATTACAAATAATGGCACATTTCAGTATGGCTATTCAACAAATGGCTTGCTAGGTATATTCAATTTTTATAATGGATCATTCTATTCTGCAAATCCTAATTTTATAAATGGCTATAGCTTACAATTAAATGCAAATGTTAATATTTCATTAAATACTACATTATGGGTTCAATCAATTTCTAGAGTTATCAAGGAAAATAACACATATAAAATAAATTTTCTTGATAATGTGTGGAACGTAACAACTTCAAATTCATCTATTTCCCTTATTAACGGAAAAGGTTCCATTTATAATAACTATTATGCATATGAATTTCCAATAACATTTACATCAATAACTCCGTTTTCAATAAAGATTTACGATTATATTATAGGCAACTCAACATATCCAAGATTTTTAGTTTATTTCATTTTCGAAAACTCAACATATAAAACAAACAAAATATTGCTAGATAATATTACTGTAAATATTAAATCAAGGAATCCTCGATTTTTAATAGGGAATATGGGAGGTTTTGCGCCTGAAACTGTTAATAGCTTATATTATCCATTTGTTTTACAATTTGTTATATGCGGTTTTTCTAGAGGATCGCAGCTTTTTGTTTATAAATGGAATTCAACAATGCAATTATTTTATCTTTATAACAATTCATGGTATTTTATTCCATCAGCTTTCCAAGATAGCCCAAACTATTATGCTGGTAGCGTTACTTTAGAAAGCGTAAACCAATTAGATGGAATTAACGAGCATTATAATAATGATGTTATATATCAAACTCAAGGTATGTTAAATCAAACTTCACTTTGGATTCCAGGAATTAAAATAATAAACAATTCTAACAATTATATATTAATTTTCATTCCACAAACGTTATGGAATGTAACTATTAAAAATAACCATATAGAAAACTTTAGAGGTAATGAATCTAATATTACACTATCTCATGGATATTATCTTATAAAAGCGATTTTAGTTGTTGACAACAAACCCATTTTAACCTATATGTTTAATTTAACTCAAATTAATAAAAGTTCAAGTTCTTACAGCTTTCCATCAGAAATTCAAAGTCTTTTGTATTTAGCTATCTTTGTAGTTATTTTAATGATATTCGCTTCTATTATAAAAAGAATTAAGAAATACTTATAA
- the hutI gene encoding imidazolonepropionase, producing the protein MVKADLIIYNIGELVYFTEPVRKINDGNTKILHDYGIAIKDGKILEIGNSEYIKTKYESQNIINAEGNLVTSGLIDMHTHALFAGSREDELYKKLLGISYAQILKEGGGIYKTVKSTRDASFESLKNRLDKVLMNSLSNGTTTIEIKSGYGLDLENEIKMLKVINNLKDKYDIVPTLLAHVIPKEFNEEEYIDYFINKIIPEVSRLNLAKYVDVFCDENVFNMQQTRKIFNQSIKYGFRLRLHADQLKYIGCSKLINEFLIDSIDHLENCPEENLEEISKTNTVIGLLPASTISMLSDNKPRIKPIKGKALFALGSDFSANSPMISMQTAIDLAIYYLNFTPIEALAFSTINSAYSLRLENKGTIREGYDANLLIWDLENINQLGYYWGYNRIKKIVYRGNVINGSL; encoded by the coding sequence ATGGTTAAGGCTGATCTAATAATTTATAATATAGGTGAATTAGTTTATTTTACTGAGCCTGTTAGAAAAATTAATGATGGAAATACAAAGATTTTACATGATTATGGGATTGCAATAAAAGATGGAAAAATTTTAGAAATTGGAAATTCAGAGTATATAAAAACAAAATATGAGAGTCAGAATATCATAAATGCAGAAGGAAATTTAGTAACAAGCGGATTAATAGATATGCACACACATGCATTATTCGCTGGAAGTAGAGAAGATGAATTATATAAAAAATTGTTAGGAATTAGTTATGCTCAAATTTTAAAAGAAGGTGGAGGTATTTATAAAACTGTTAAATCTACAAGAGATGCATCTTTTGAATCCTTAAAGAATAGGCTCGATAAGGTTTTAATGAATTCATTATCAAATGGTACAACAACAATAGAAATAAAATCAGGTTATGGTTTAGATCTTGAGAATGAAATTAAGATGCTAAAGGTAATTAATAACCTTAAAGATAAATATGATATAGTTCCAACACTTCTAGCTCATGTAATTCCTAAGGAATTCAATGAAGAAGAATACATTGATTATTTTATAAATAAGATCATTCCTGAAGTTTCAAGATTGAATTTAGCTAAGTATGTTGATGTGTTTTGCGATGAAAATGTATTTAATATGCAGCAAACTAGAAAAATTTTCAACCAATCTATAAAATATGGCTTTAGGTTGAGATTGCATGCAGATCAATTAAAATATATTGGATGTTCTAAATTAATCAACGAGTTCTTAATAGATTCAATAGATCACTTGGAAAATTGTCCAGAAGAAAATTTAGAAGAAATTTCAAAAACAAATACAGTAATTGGATTATTGCCTGCTAGCACAATTAGCATGCTTAGTGATAATAAACCAAGAATAAAGCCAATAAAGGGAAAAGCATTATTTGCATTGGGAAGCGATTTTAGTGCAAATAGTCCAATGATATCGATGCAAACTGCAATTGATTTAGCTATTTATTATCTTAATTTTACACCTATTGAAGCGCTTGCATTTTCCACAATTAATTCTGCATATAGCTTAAGGCTTGAAAATAAAGGAACAATAAGAGAAGGTTATGATGCTAATTTGCTAATATGGGATTTAGAAAATATAAATCAATTAGGATATTATTGGGGATATAATAGAATTAAAAAAATAGTCTATAGAGGAAATGTTATAAATGGCTCATTATAA
- a CDS encoding arginase family protein codes for MTRNSKILGIDTTEVSPPYDINNNTSRLAAKLLLYSINSYLGNKNG; via the coding sequence ATAACAAGGAATTCTAAAATTTTAGGTATTGATACAACTGAAGTTTCTCCACCATATGATATTAATAATAATACTAGCAGATTAGCAGCTAAATTACTCTTGTATTCAATAAATAGCTATTTGGGGAACAAAAATGGTTAA
- a CDS encoding type II toxin-antitoxin system VapC family toxin: MKVFIDTPLLVYLNALSEPNNRVPYENLYFDILTNYKCYTDVLVLDELIYVSKRKYNVPYDLTIDFIESEILPYLTILELGEEDYVKAANLMVKYNIKPSDALHLGVMLSNGITLIVSEDKELSKVNEIERKWI, encoded by the coding sequence GTGAAGGTTTTCATAGATACCCCCCTCCTTGTTTATCTCAACGCTCTCTCTGAGCCAAACAATAGGGTTCCTTATGAGAACTTATATTTCGACATCTTGACCAATTACAAGTGCTACACAGACGTTCTTGTCCTTGACGAGCTTATTTACGTTTCTAAGAGAAAGTACAACGTACCTTATGACCTCACTATAGATTTCATAGAATCAGAGATCTTACCATATCTGACTATTCTTGAACTGGGCGAAGAAGATTACGTTAAGGCAGCAAATTTAATGGTAAAATATAACATTAAGCCTTCGGATGCCCTTCATCTAGGGGTCATGCTAAGCAACGGAATTACTCTAATTGTTAGTGAGGATAAGGAGCTAAGCAAAGTGAACGAAATAGAAAGGAAGTGGATATAA
- a CDS encoding AbrB/MazE/SpoVT family DNA-binding domain-containing protein, protein MVQLSYTEGEPSLTLKLRIGRKGYIILPKAVREAVGIDEGDEVIVEINDGIVIKPAKKPVDKNTLKEAMRRHIEKLAEVPDHKEPRPGDMEGISLEEEFEE, encoded by the coding sequence TTGGTACAACTAAGTTATACTGAGGGTGAACCTAGTTTGACTCTTAAGCTAAGGATTGGGAGAAAGGGTTATATAATATTGCCTAAAGCAGTCCGCGAGGCAGTAGGCATAGATGAAGGAGATGAAGTTATAGTTGAGATCAATGATGGAATAGTGATTAAGCCCGCCAAAAAACCTGTTGATAAAAATACTCTGAAGGAGGCAATGAGAAGGCATATAGAAAAGCTTGCCGAAGTGCCTGACCACAAAGAACCAAGGCCAGGTGATATGGAAGGGATATCACTTGAGGAGGAATTTGAGGAGTGA
- a CDS encoding arginase family protein, with the protein MNYLEEPSNSFIRDEKDKKIKDFEKSIPLIGIPWDWSTAGKPGARFAPQSIRNELYSLRTDVYELNEIKFGFNDLGNVRISPGDLNETSRRIISVCDDVFKKIKEKNPVIFLGGDHSITKSILLSLSKFYNKIGLIIFDAHYDLREVKEGLTSGSWLNELLKDNKEKFNVIEIGISNYSNPSYMKEIAKKYGIKVFYRDQIIDDLKDVFYEINKVKENTDGIYISIDMDHLDQSFAPGVNSPTALGMYPHETIKIINEITRNSKILGIDTTEVSPPYDINNNTSRLAAKLLLYSINSYLGNKNG; encoded by the coding sequence ATGAATTACCTCGAAGAACCAAGTAATAGCTTTATTAGAGATGAAAAAGATAAAAAAATCAAAGATTTTGAAAAGTCTATTCCTTTAATAGGAATTCCATGGGATTGGTCAACAGCAGGAAAGCCTGGAGCAAGGTTTGCTCCGCAATCTATTAGAAATGAATTATATAGTCTAAGAACTGATGTCTATGAATTAAATGAAATTAAATTCGGATTTAACGATTTAGGTAACGTAAGGATTTCTCCAGGAGATTTAAATGAAACTTCGAGAAGAATTATTAGTGTTTGCGATGATGTTTTCAAAAAAATTAAGGAAAAAAATCCAGTTATATTTTTAGGTGGTGATCATTCGATAACAAAAAGTATATTATTAAGCCTATCAAAATTTTATAATAAAATAGGATTAATTATATTTGATGCACATTATGATTTAAGGGAGGTAAAGGAAGGATTAACAAGTGGATCATGGTTAAATGAATTATTAAAAGATAATAAAGAAAAATTTAATGTTATTGAAATAGGAATATCAAATTATTCTAATCCCAGCTATATGAAAGAAATCGCTAAAAAATATGGAATAAAAGTATTTTATAGAGATCAAATAATTGATGATCTTAAAGATGTATTTTATGAAATAAATAAAGTTAAAGAAAATACTGATGGAATTTACATAAGCATTGATATGGATCACTTAGATCAATCATTTGCTCCAGGAGTTAATAGCCCAACAGCATTAGGTATGTACCCACATGAGACTATTAAAATAATAAATGAAATAACAAGGAATTCTAAAATTTTAGGTATTGATACAACTGAAGTTTCTCCACCATATGATATTAATAATAATACTAGCAGATTAGCAGCTAAATTACTCTTGTATTCAATAAATAGCTATTTGGGGAACAAAAATGGTTAA
- the hutU gene encoding urocanate hydratase, giving the protein MVSSETLKKYENRPILKLIQEGYYNPEERLKVRHIEGWEIHTKIGWQTEGILRMLFHVLDPDVAKDPEHLIVYGGTGKAARDWNSFELISDSLMELKEDETLVVQSGKPVAIFKTSKYAPRVLISNAMLVPKWADFNYFKELEERGLTMFGQMTAGSWNYIGSQGIIQGTYETIAAAAKLYFNGSLEGKIVLSSGLGEMGGAQPLAITMNGGIGIIVEVDKKMIDRRLRFKYLDTWTDSIDKALDLALTYKQKKQPISIGLLGNAAEIYPELLRRGFIPDIVTDQTPAHDPLIYIPEGLSLEEADKLRQNNPQKYIELSMKSMKKTVETMVEFQRRGAIAFDYGNNIRRMAYDAGFKDAFQIPGYVPLFIRPLFEEGRGPFRYTSLTGNPKDIYRLDDELLAMFSENKFLVNWIEKAHKYIQFQGLPARVIYLGYGERDKFGKLMNELVRIGEIGPMWIGRDHHDTGAVASPYRETEAMKDGSDAIGDWPILNALLNASAGATWVAFHHGGGVGIGYSIHAGFGLVLDGSQESYERAERVLTVDPGIGVVRHADAGYERARETLCKKGIKSPSIKC; this is encoded by the coding sequence ATGGTTAGCAGTGAAACATTAAAGAAATATGAAAATAGACCTATTTTGAAATTGATACAGGAGGGATATTATAATCCTGAAGAGAGACTTAAGGTTAGGCATATTGAAGGATGGGAAATACATACAAAAATAGGTTGGCAAACAGAAGGAATTTTAAGAATGCTATTCCATGTGTTAGATCCTGATGTAGCAAAGGACCCTGAACATTTAATTGTTTATGGAGGAACAGGTAAAGCGGCTAGGGATTGGAATTCTTTTGAATTAATTTCAGATTCGTTAATGGAATTAAAAGAAGATGAAACCTTAGTTGTACAAAGCGGTAAGCCTGTTGCAATTTTCAAGACAAGTAAATATGCACCAAGAGTATTAATTAGCAATGCGATGCTAGTCCCAAAGTGGGCTGATTTCAATTATTTCAAGGAGTTAGAAGAAAGAGGATTAACTATGTTTGGTCAAATGACTGCAGGTTCATGGAATTATATAGGTTCACAAGGTATAATTCAAGGAACCTATGAAACAATTGCAGCAGCTGCAAAGCTTTATTTTAATGGTTCATTAGAAGGCAAAATTGTTTTAAGTTCAGGCCTTGGAGAAATGGGAGGAGCCCAACCATTAGCTATTACAATGAATGGGGGTATAGGAATAATAGTTGAAGTAGATAAAAAAATGATAGATAGGAGATTAAGATTTAAGTATTTAGATACGTGGACTGATAGCATAGATAAGGCATTAGATTTAGCGTTAACATATAAACAAAAGAAACAGCCAATTAGCATTGGATTACTAGGCAATGCAGCTGAAATATATCCAGAATTATTAAGGAGAGGCTTTATACCAGATATTGTTACCGATCAGACTCCTGCACATGATCCTCTAATTTATATACCTGAAGGATTAAGCTTAGAAGAAGCTGATAAGCTAAGACAAAACAATCCGCAAAAATACATTGAATTATCAATGAAAAGCATGAAGAAAACTGTGGAAACAATGGTAGAATTTCAGAGGAGAGGGGCAATAGCATTTGATTATGGAAACAATATAAGAAGGATGGCATATGATGCAGGTTTTAAGGATGCATTCCAAATTCCTGGATATGTGCCATTATTTATAAGACCATTATTTGAAGAGGGTAGAGGACCATTTAGATACACAAGCTTAACAGGTAATCCCAAAGACATTTATAGACTTGATGATGAATTATTAGCAATGTTTAGTGAAAATAAATTCTTAGTAAATTGGATTGAAAAGGCACATAAATACATACAATTCCAAGGTTTGCCTGCTAGAGTGATTTACTTAGGTTACGGTGAAAGAGATAAGTTTGGAAAATTAATGAATGAACTCGTTAGAATAGGAGAAATTGGACCTATGTGGATAGGAAGAGACCATCATGATACAGGAGCTGTTGCAAGTCCTTATAGAGAAACTGAAGCGATGAAAGATGGTAGTGATGCAATTGGAGATTGGCCAATATTAAATGCATTATTAAATGCATCAGCAGGGGCAACATGGGTCGCATTTCATCATGGTGGAGGAGTTGGTATAGGATATTCAATACATGCAGGTTTTGGGTTGGTTTTAGATGGGAGCCAAGAAAGTTATGAAAGGGCTGAAAGGGTATTAACTGTAGATCCAGGCATAGGAGTTGTTAGGCATGCTGATGCAGGATATGAGAGAGCAAGAGAAACGTTGTGCAAAAAAGGTATAAAGTCCCCCTCAATTAAATGCTAA
- a CDS encoding aromatic amino acid ammonia-lyase gives MLCKNEISLDDFFKILFSNEKISICEERLNKIKRSREVYETEGKKGKVYGYSTSLGALLNKENAYTEEREKIILKEHDTGIGKNVPYLLVKAAMLVRLIQLSNGNSPIRQEVVNRLIDAINYDIIPTVSILGSVGASGDLAPLARIFRCIIYGEGSAYYKGKVVNCVDALKEKGLNVMNLIPGEALALINSNAFSTAFSIINAYITERLAYASLDIAKKSLKITGCNNEHFSDAVYETKKQMGVKKVIDMLNNSCEETPRLQDPYSIRCLPQIYGALFDTLEFSKSILKNEMNSSSDNPIIYENKVYHACQFHAIYSALISDFLKIAIIPVMNSIERRISQILDGKINRVNDFLLKENSVVGAMIMQYTSAALNAYSRGSSISMSSHSVPTSGTQEDIVSMAPNSSIELLKMNSLFLKIIAVELALYKYYNSKDLPDPRILLEESFSEIINNYNLKNFSEFLNYFF, from the coding sequence TTGTTATGCAAAAACGAAATAAGCCTTGATGATTTTTTCAAAATTCTATTTTCTAATGAAAAAATATCTATTTGCGAAGAAAGATTAAACAAAATTAAGAGATCTAGAGAAGTCTATGAAACTGAGGGGAAAAAAGGTAAAGTATATGGATATTCAACAAGTTTGGGAGCTTTATTAAATAAAGAAAATGCTTATACAGAAGAGAGAGAAAAAATTATATTGAAAGAACATGATACAGGTATAGGAAAAAATGTGCCTTATTTGTTAGTTAAGGCGGCAATGCTTGTTAGGCTAATACAGCTAAGTAATGGTAATTCGCCTATAAGACAAGAAGTAGTGAATAGATTAATAGATGCAATCAATTATGATATTATACCAACTGTATCAATATTAGGAAGTGTTGGGGCTAGCGGTGATTTAGCCCCTTTAGCTAGGATATTTAGATGTATAATTTATGGAGAAGGAAGCGCCTATTATAAAGGGAAAGTAGTTAATTGCGTTGATGCTCTTAAAGAAAAAGGACTTAATGTTATGAATTTAATTCCTGGAGAGGCCTTGGCTTTAATCAATAGTAATGCCTTTAGCACTGCGTTTAGCATTATCAATGCTTATATAACTGAAAGACTTGCTTATGCATCATTAGATATTGCAAAAAAATCCTTAAAGATAACTGGCTGTAATAATGAGCATTTTTCAGATGCAGTTTATGAAACAAAGAAACAAATGGGAGTAAAAAAGGTTATTGATATGTTAAATAATTCATGTGAAGAAACTCCCAGGTTACAAGATCCATATAGTATTAGATGTCTGCCTCAAATATATGGAGCTCTATTTGATACACTAGAATTCAGTAAAAGCATTTTGAAGAACGAGATGAATTCATCATCAGATAATCCAATTATCTATGAAAATAAAGTTTATCATGCTTGTCAATTTCATGCGATATATTCAGCATTAATATCAGATTTTTTGAAAATAGCAATTATTCCGGTAATGAATTCTATAGAAAGGAGAATATCGCAAATCTTAGATGGAAAGATAAATAGAGTAAACGACTTTTTACTTAAGGAAAATAGTGTTGTAGGTGCAATGATAATGCAATACACTTCTGCTGCGTTAAATGCGTATTCAAGAGGATCAAGCATATCAATGTCATCTCATTCCGTGCCAACAAGTGGTACTCAAGAAGACATTGTATCTATGGCTCCAAATTCCTCCATTGAGTTATTAAAAATGAACAGTTTATTTCTAAAAATCATAGCTGTAGAATTAGCTTTATATAAATATTACAATTCCAAGGATTTACCAGATCCCAGAATACTCTTAGAGGAATCATTTAGTGAAATCATTAACAATTATAATTTAAAAAATTTTTCAGAATTTTTGAATTATTTCTTTTAA
- the lysA gene encoding diaminopimelate decarboxylase, whose amino-acid sequence MSIDKNLIMDLVKKFGTPLYITDVDIVKQNYENVYKSFKENFGKNFKIYYAMKANFNPFILETLKELGSGVDAASPYEFLLAKKVGFRDKEISFAPPNASREEIALASENGIGTLIFDSLDMINTAKGIHFDNYGIRINPGIEAGFNEKVMTGKAYSKFGIDISHIRDAIDKANEIKIEINGFHAHIGSNILDYEPYKLLMERFKELSKFLMKKNFIDMGGGFGYDYYNGKHYDISKISKAISENFPMEFNELRLEPGRYLVVNATVLLSKINGVKEMGNKKYIQIDAGMNSLIRPALYNAYHRVELINGDSNDEKEVFDVVGPICESDDYIALNVRLKRPKIGDYLIIHDVGAYGVSMASNYNLRPIPAEVILKNGKIIGIKERDDLDSIINKYKIYNL is encoded by the coding sequence TTGAGTATTGATAAAAATTTAATAATGGATTTAGTGAAAAAATTTGGAACTCCACTTTATATAACAGATGTGGACATAGTAAAACAGAACTATGAAAATGTTTATAAATCATTTAAAGAAAATTTTGGTAAGAATTTCAAAATTTATTATGCAATGAAAGCAAACTTTAATCCATTTATTTTGGAAACGCTAAAAGAATTAGGCTCTGGGGTAGATGCTGCATCTCCATATGAATTTTTGCTTGCTAAAAAAGTTGGCTTTAGAGATAAAGAAATTTCTTTTGCCCCTCCAAACGCATCAAGAGAAGAAATAGCTCTTGCTAGCGAAAATGGTATAGGCACATTGATATTTGATTCATTAGATATGATAAATACGGCAAAGGGGATTCATTTTGATAACTATGGTATTAGAATTAATCCAGGTATAGAGGCAGGTTTTAATGAAAAGGTAATGACTGGTAAGGCATACTCAAAATTTGGAATTGATATATCTCATATAAGGGATGCAATAGATAAGGCAAATGAAATAAAAATTGAAATAAATGGGTTTCATGCTCATATAGGTTCTAATATATTGGACTATGAACCATATAAATTGCTTATGGAAAGATTTAAAGAATTGTCTAAATTTCTAATGAAAAAGAATTTTATAGATATGGGTGGAGGTTTTGGGTATGATTATTATAATGGAAAACATTATGATATCAGTAAAATTTCAAAAGCCATTTCAGAAAATTTTCCAATGGAATTTAATGAATTAAGGTTAGAACCTGGTAGATATTTAGTTGTAAATGCAACAGTTTTGTTATCAAAAATAAATGGGGTTAAAGAAATGGGAAATAAAAAATACATACAAATAGATGCTGGTATGAATTCATTAATTAGACCAGCTTTATATAATGCATATCATCGCGTTGAATTAATAAATGGAGATAGTAATGATGAAAAAGAAGTATTTGATGTAGTTGGCCCCATTTGTGAATCAGACGATTACATAGCATTAAATGTTAGACTTAAGAGACCTAAGATAGGAGACTATTTAATAATACATGATGTAGGTGCTTATGGGGTCTCAATGGCTTCAAATTACAATTTGAGACCAATACCTGCTGAGGTTATATTGAAAAATGGCAAAATTATTGGAATAAAAGAAAGAGATGACTTGGATAGTATAATAAATAAATATAAGATTTATAATTTATAA
- a CDS encoding APC family permease, with amino-acid sequence MGFRKELGFWHVLFLTLGAIIGDAVAFIPVYVLGYDGPAGILSWIVAFLLIVPVALVVIELGTMWPRAGGIAYYPAKSNGPIAGSINGWSAFLGYALVTPSSIIAFVEYLAYYFPSLYKSGFLTILGIIVSAVIALITYLINNKHVGLIGNINNYLTVLKIIMVMIPVLALFAFFNAKNFNSPSLGGFMPVNLGAIGFFTAVTSTILAYAGFKQPVNYSEEVKDPGKFIPKAVIASLIITMIIYLVESIAFLGVTDKVISNPSQWSSLISLPYPYITALTSVRIPSNLLLIFIFLMIAGTIIASYTDALIYFGGASRVGYSLSVYDRYFPKIFSKLNKEGVPYISNILIFVLSIIYLLLLPSFETIFTVLIDAFIFSYAPLAISVAVFRSRYPNENRPFRIPAFKVLSPIAFVIGGLLIYWSGWSAVFIAGISVLIGLLFIIYYHKSVGIKRGDFIAGGWLPLYLISTMIISYFGSSNLNKIPFPYDNILFIIVSLMFYYWGYEAGKKYEY; translated from the coding sequence ATGGGCTTTAGGAAGGAGTTGGGATTTTGGCATGTATTATTCTTGACTTTAGGAGCCATTATTGGAGATGCAGTTGCATTTATCCCTGTTTATGTTTTAGGTTATGACGGCCCTGCGGGAATACTATCTTGGATTGTTGCTTTTTTATTAATTGTACCAGTTGCATTAGTTGTTATAGAATTAGGAACGATGTGGCCAAGAGCTGGAGGCATCGCTTACTATCCTGCTAAGAGCAATGGACCAATAGCAGGATCAATAAACGGGTGGTCAGCATTTTTAGGGTATGCATTAGTTACCCCCAGTTCTATAATAGCCTTCGTTGAATATTTAGCATATTATTTCCCATCATTGTATAAATCAGGTTTTTTAACGATTTTAGGTATAATAGTAAGCGCGGTAATAGCCTTAATAACTTATTTAATAAACAACAAACATGTTGGTTTAATAGGAAATATAAACAATTATTTAACAGTTTTAAAAATAATTATGGTTATGATACCTGTTTTAGCTTTATTTGCATTCTTTAATGCTAAAAACTTCAACTCACCGTCTTTAGGAGGTTTTATGCCTGTTAATCTGGGGGCTATTGGTTTCTTTACTGCGGTAACATCTACAATTTTAGCATATGCAGGTTTTAAACAGCCAGTAAATTATTCAGAAGAGGTAAAAGATCCAGGGAAGTTCATACCTAAAGCTGTTATAGCATCTTTAATAATAACAATGATAATTTATTTGGTAGAAAGTATTGCATTTCTCGGGGTTACTGATAAAGTAATAAGTAATCCCTCTCAATGGTCTTCATTAATAAGCCTGCCTTATCCTTATATAACTGCTTTAACATCAGTTAGGATTCCATCAAATTTGCTTCTTATATTTATATTTTTAATGATTGCAGGAACAATTATTGCCTCATATACAGATGCATTAATTTATTTCGGGGGTGCATCTAGGGTTGGCTATTCTTTATCAGTTTACGATAGATACTTCCCTAAGATCTTTTCAAAATTAAATAAAGAAGGTGTACCATACATATCTAACATATTAATATTTGTATTATCAATAATTTATTTACTTCTTTTACCATCTTTTGAAACAATATTTACAGTCCTGATAGATGCCTTCATTTTCTCATATGCACCCTTAGCTATTAGTGTTGCTGTATTTAGATCTAGGTATCCTAATGAGAATAGACCATTCAGAATACCTGCATTCAAGGTACTTTCTCCAATAGCTTTTGTTATAGGAGGTCTATTAATTTATTGGTCAGGGTGGAGTGCAGTATTTATTGCTGGAATATCTGTTCTCATAGGTTTGCTGTTCATCATTTATTATCATAAAAGTGTAGGAATTAAAAGGGGAGATTTCATTGCCGGAGGTTGGCTACCATTATATTTAATTTCAACAATGATAATTTCATATTTCGGAAGCAGCAATTTAAACAAAATACCATTCCCATATGATAATATACTATTTATCATAGTTTCCTTGATGTTCTATTACTGGGGATATGAAGCTGGAAAGAAATATGAATATTAA